The region GGTTTCGGATTGAAGTCGGGATTTGTCTAACGGAACCTTCGACCAGGATATTTGTTATCTGTGGCGTATCTACCATATGTGAGCAGTCACCTGGATCTCAAGCTTGTTACACCACTGACAGGCGCGATAACTATAGTCGTGGGCGTTCTGGCTCTCGCTTTAGTACCCAAGTCTCCCTACCACACAGGAAACCTGTTTGGCGGTTTGATCCGTGTACGAGGCTGGCTCAACGAGCATGAAGCCGATATTCTCACCGCACGTCAAGCGCGAAGATCCGATCATCATGCAGCTGGATCGAAGCTCAAAATCAGCTGGAAGGACATGTCAGCGCTCTCCTGCCCTTCTCCCGGTTCTACCAACTGACTTCACACAGAACCGACGTCCTCTTCCACTGGGCCACCTGGCCATACCTAATCACCTGCCTATCCGGCCTACAGAGCGTCAACGGCCTAAGTACCTGGGGAACAACAATAATCAAGTCCCTCGGCTTCAGCAGTATCCGGGccaacctcctcaacgcCCCAGGGAGTCTGCTATCCGCGATATTCGCTATCGGGCTGTCCGCCACTGTCGACCGATATAACCGGTTCGGGTATCCGATTCTGTTTGCGGGCGTGTGGACGCTCGCTGGCCTTGTGGCGCTTTATGTATGTCTACCCCCATATCAATTATCAAATACAAATACCGGAGTGCGGGTTCATGTACTGATAATAAACCGGCAGTCCCTCCCAGTGCAGTCCGAGAGCTCGTGGTCGTTCTATGCAGCGTACTTGATCACCCAGGCCGCTCCGTAAGTAGCTCCCAACGAATATGCAAACTACTTGGAGATGGTGACTTATAATATCGTCTGTTCCATAGAGGCTGGCAGCCGATCAACGTAACCTGGCTATCACGCAATTTCGCAACACCCCAGAAGCGAGCCGTGGCGTACGCAGTATACAGTGAGAACCCCTTTATCTGTTCTACCCTGATGCCGTTCATTAGAGCCGCTGAAAGCATTTCTTACTCACGTTTATTAGTTGGATGTTCAAACCTAGGCGGCACGTACGGAAACCAGGTATTCAGGGCTGTACGTTAACGTTTCCCCTTCTCATACGGAGTACACTTCAGGctaatatatagatatgaTTAGAGCGACGCCCCTGGTTATCGCAATGCATGGATTGCCTGTATCTCCCTAGGCGCGGTCTGGCTCGCCGTGACGCTATTGCAGATAATTGCATTCAAGTGGGCGAATAGACGAGCCGCACGGGCTTCTACGCAGAGCTGGGAATCAGAGGGTGCTTACAACGATGGGCAGGGGCGGAAATATCGTTACTATTGGTAAAGTGTGATCTTACGGGCCTATAAGGGAGGCAACAGGCCCTgaaaacagaagcagaagaaggagaaattAAACACACTGTGGACTAT is a window of Aspergillus puulaauensis MK2 DNA, chromosome 4, nearly complete sequence DNA encoding:
- a CDS encoding uncharacterized protein (COG:G;~EggNog:ENOG410PJQX;~InterPro:IPR020846,IPR011701,IPR036259;~PFAM:PF07690;~TransMembrane:10 (i76-93o120-139i146-165o171-194i206-227o239-261i360-380o386-407i449-469o481-503i);~go_function: GO:0022857 - transmembrane transporter activity [Evidence IEA];~go_process: GO:0055085 - transmembrane transport [Evidence IEA]) is translated as MSKEHGHTPVNGVSDERKGTVDLNVEPLDSDTNTPADTNRIDPEVDRTISHCILKNGDQVRITWTLEEEARIVRKLDILFLPIFALMFTWMAIDRTNVSGVLTSTFLQDTSMTHDQANTGVSLLWLGIVLLEIPSNIVLHRIGPHYWIPGQVITWGFIEVLQSQVTNAGGWYVARLFLGLAESGFIPGGLYTLSRWYAPDELTKRTAVFFLGPSVSAAFGSLISAGALTLHGKGGLMGWQWIFVICGVSTIFVGVLALALVPKSPYHTGNLFGGLIRVRGWLNEHEADILTARQARRSDHHAAGSKLKISWKDITDVLFHWATWPYLITCLSGLQSVNGLSTWGTTIIKSLGFSSIRANLLNAPGSLLSAIFAIGLSATVDRYNRFGYPILFAGVWTLAGLVALYSLPVQSESSWSFYAAYLITQAAPGWQPINVTWLSRNFATPQKRAVAYAVYIGCSNLGGTYGNQVFRASDAPGYRNAWIACISLGAVWLAVTLLQIIAFKWANRRAARASTQSWESEGAYNDGQGRKYRYYW